From Bacteroidota bacterium, the proteins below share one genomic window:
- a CDS encoding outer membrane beta-barrel family protein produces the protein NYFYHNAGLDFTWIIWKGLVFRNELNQRLYRGLNEDLDDDYLLWNASIGWKFLKNHSAEVSLAVYDILDQNKSISRNVTETYIEDSSTEVLQRYFMLTFTYNLKNFVQDESQPMEGPGFGPGGRSSFGHPGGGPPHDRMP, from the coding sequence CAATTATTTTTATCATAATGCCGGTTTGGATTTCACCTGGATCATTTGGAAGGGGTTGGTTTTTAGAAATGAATTGAATCAGCGTTTATACAGGGGGTTGAATGAGGATCTTGATGATGATTACCTGTTATGGAATGCAAGTATAGGGTGGAAATTTCTGAAAAACCATAGTGCGGAAGTATCTCTTGCGGTATATGACATTCTGGATCAGAACAAAAGCATATCCAGGAATGTAACGGAAACATATATTGAAGATTCGTCAACAGAGGTATTACAACGATATTTTATGCTTACTTTCACATACAATTTAAAAAACTTTGTACAAGATGAGAGTCAACCCATGGAAGGGCCGGGATTTGGTCCTGGCGGCAGGTCTTCTTTTGGTCATCCCGGTGGTGGGCCTCCTCACGACAGGATGCCATAG
- the rffA gene encoding dTDP-4-amino-4,6-dideoxygalactose transaminase, whose translation MKIPFNKPHFTGNEINFMTEAAREGRISGNGNFTRQCHSFFEKKYGFGKAFLTNSCTDALEMAAVLTRFEPGDEVICPSFTFVSTASAFALHNAKIVFADSRPDQPNIDETLIESLISHRTKAIIVVHYSGVACNMDAIMHVARKYNLLVVEDAALSIDSWYRERALGSIGHLASFSFHETKNIITGEGGMLTVNDGKLKERAEIIWEKGTNRAAFQRGDVVKYEWVDVGASYLPSEMMAAALLAQLKDMKIIQQRRKDIWYTYFDYLKPLQDKGLLTLPVIPGYANVNGSMFYFLARNPKERIELLQFLNKKGVHAVFHYLPLHNSPYYKDKHDGRELPNAVRYAETIVRLPFFYGLSENEIAFVAEKVSDFFRS comes from the coding sequence ATGAAAATCCCTTTTAACAAGCCTCATTTCACGGGTAATGAAATAAATTTCATGACGGAAGCTGCCCGTGAAGGACGTATTTCAGGCAACGGGAACTTTACACGTCAGTGCCATTCGTTTTTCGAAAAAAAATACGGATTTGGAAAGGCTTTCTTAACCAATTCATGCACCGATGCCCTGGAAATGGCCGCCGTACTGACCCGCTTTGAACCCGGCGATGAGGTGATCTGCCCGTCTTTTACCTTTGTCTCTACTGCCAGTGCCTTTGCATTGCACAATGCAAAAATCGTTTTCGCCGACAGCCGCCCCGACCAACCCAATATCGATGAAACTCTCATCGAATCATTGATTTCACACCGTACAAAAGCCATCATTGTGGTCCATTACAGTGGTGTTGCCTGCAACATGGATGCCATCATGCATGTCGCCCGAAAGTATAATCTGCTTGTTGTGGAAGACGCTGCCCTCTCCATCGATTCATGGTACCGCGAACGCGCATTGGGAAGTATCGGACATCTGGCAAGCTTCTCATTCCATGAAACGAAAAACATTATTACCGGCGAAGGCGGAATGTTGACCGTTAACGATGGTAAACTGAAAGAAAGGGCAGAAATTATCTGGGAGAAAGGCACCAACCGCGCGGCATTTCAAAGAGGTGATGTTGTAAAATACGAATGGGTGGACGTGGGCGCCTCATACCTGCCATCCGAAATGATGGCAGCAGCCCTCCTGGCCCAGCTTAAGGACATGAAAATAATACAACAGCGCAGGAAAGATATTTGGTATACGTATTTTGATTATCTCAAGCCCCTTCAGGATAAAGGACTGTTAACCCTTCCGGTAATCCCCGGTTATGCTAATGTAAATGGAAGTATGTTCTATTTCCTGGCCAGGAATCCTAAGGAAAGAATTGAATTACTCCAATTCCTGAACAAAAAAGGCGTGCATGCCGTATTCCATTACCTGCCGTTGCATAACAGCCCCTATTATAAAGATAAGCACGATGGAAGAGAACTACCTAATGCTGTGCGCTATGCTGAAACCATCGTGCGACTTCCTTTTTTTTACGGACTTTCGGAGAATGAAATAGCCTTCGTGGCAGAAAAAGTCTCAGATTTCTTCCGAAGCTGA